The Microbacterium esteraromaticum genome contains the following window.
CACGCTGGCATCCGCTGTGGTCAACGAGGCAGGCGAGGTCGTCGCCGAAGCCGGTGACGACGTGGGCGACGTGCTCATCGACAAGCTGGTCGAGGCCGGTATCGAGACCATCAAGGTGCGCTCGGTGCTGACCTGCGACTCGGCCGTCGGTGTCTGCGCGCAGTGCTACGGCCGTTCGCTCGCGACCGGTAAGACGGTCGACATCGGTGAGGCGGTCGGCATCATCGCGGCGCAGTCGATCGGTGAGCCCGGTACCCAGCTGACGATGCGTACGTTCCACACCGGTGGTTCGGCATCGGCTGATGACATCACCCAGGGTCTGCCCCGTGTGCAGGAGCTCTTCGAGGCTCGTACGCCCAAGGGTGCCTCTCCGATCGCTGAGGCCGACGGCCGCATCACGATCGAAGAGAACGACAAGGGCAAGAAGGTCATCCTCACGCCCGACAACGGTGACGAGGAAGTGGTCTACCCGGTGCTGAAGCGTGCGACGCTTCTCGTCGAGGACGGCCAGCACGTCGAGGTCGGTCAGCCCCTGCAGGTCGGAACGCTCGACCCCAAGGAGGTCATGCGCGTCATGGGTGCCCGCGAGGTGCAGCGTTACCTCGTCAACGGCGTCCAGGGTGTGTACCGCTCGCAGGGTGTGCCGATCCACGACAAGCACATCGAGGTCATCGTGCGCCAGATGCTGCGTAAGGTCACCGTGGTCGACCACGGCGACACCACGCTGCTGCCGGGTGAGATGGTCGACCTGAAGCGCTACCAGACGATCAACCGCGAGGCCGTGACCGGTGGTCAGCGCCCCGCATCGGGTCGTCCCGAGCTGATGGGTATCACGAAGGCGTCGCTCGCGACCGAGTCGTGGCTGTCGGCCGCATCGTTCCAGGAGACGACCCGCGTGCTCACGCAGGCCGCCATGGAGGGCAAGAGCGACCCGCTGATCGGTCTCAAGGAGAACGTCATCATCGGTAAGCTCATCCCCGCCGGAACCGGTCTGCGTCGCTACCGCGACATCACGGTCGAGGCAACGGAAGAGGCCAAGAGCGAGCGCTACCCGAACCGGATCTTCGCATCCGACGGTGCGTACGCCGACGGTGACTTCGGTTACGTCGACTTCGACGCGTTCTCGACGGACGACATCACGCCCGGCTCGTACAACTGAGTCAGTGAGTGTCGGTGAGGCCCCGGGTTCTTCGGAACCCGGGGCCTCACCTCGTTTTCAGGGTGTGCCGCGTCGCGCGTGGGCACTGTCGTCATCGAGAACAGGACGGATGCCGAGAACAGGCTGATTCTGCGGAATTGAGCCTGTTCTCGTGAACGAGCCTGTTCTGGGTGACGGTTTCGGCCCCGGGGCGGCGCTTCCGGGCCCGATGCTGCATGTCGCCGGCTCGCGATAGTCTCACGGAATGAGCGAGACACAGCGACGGGCGGTCGTGATCGGTGACGCCCTGATCGACGAGATCCGGGATGCCGGTGGTGTGCGCGAACTGGTCGGCGGTGCTGCGCTGAATGTGGCCGTGGGGCTGCGGCGGCTGGGCGTCCCGACGACGCTGATCGCGATGGTCGGCGATGACGAACCGGGCGCACACATCCGTGAGTACCTGCGTGATCACGGTGTGGAACTCATCACCAGCCCGGCGCCGCGGGGGTCATCCCGCGCTGTGGTCACGTGGTCGCCGAGCGGCGAACCCCAGTACGCGTTCAACGAGGCCGCGCAGCGGCGTAGCATCCGATACGGTGTCGACGCGCGCGCGGCGTTGTCCGCGGCCGACGTCGTGGCGATCAGTTGCTTCCCCTTCGACGTGCCGTCTGAGGTCGACGCGCTCGTCGACGCGCTCGGCGATTCTCGTGTCACTGTTGATCCGAATCCGCGTGCGGGCATGCTCAGCGACCGCGCGGAGTTCGTGCGCGGCTTCGAGCGCCTTGCGGCGACGGCTGACCTGGTCAAGGTGGGCGGCGACGACGTCGAGTTGCTCTACGACGGTGATCTTGACGCTCTGCGCGCTCGCTTGCGTACGATGGGGGCGGGGGCGGTGCTGGCGACGGCGGGAGCGGCCGGGGCGGTGCTGGAGTCGGATGCCGGTGTCTTCACGGCGCCGGTGGCGAGCCTGCCCGGTGCGATTGTCGACACGGTGGGCGCGGGTGATGCCACGCTCGCGGCCGTCGCTGCGGGGCTCGCTGACGGTGCGCCGATGTCGGATGCCGGGTGGCAGGGGCTACTGGACTGGGCCATGCAGATCGCGGCGGCGACGGTGCGTGCCGAGGGGGGACTGCTGCGCACGCCCGATGCTCTGGGCCACCCCGAGCGCGGCGTATTCGGTAGCTGACGGCTCGATTTCTTGAGACCGCCGCCGACCGGTATGCTTGATACTCGCGCCCCCGGTTGGCTGGAAAAGCCGGACGGGTGTGCACTGGCGAGTTACCCAAGCGGCCAAAGGGAGCTGACTGTAAATCAGCCTGCATTGCATTCGGGGGTTCGAATCCCTCACTCGCCACACACCTGACTGAGGGCCTCCGCATCGCGGAGGCCCTCAGTCGTTCACAGCCTCAGCCATTCGCGGATGTTCAGCTCTCGCTGTCCGTCCGGCTGGCCTGCGGTCGTGCTGCTGCAGCTCGCGAGTCGTGGTCGGCGCTCGGCTCAGTGGGTGCGCTGCACGCGCATCCGCCGTTTCCGACCGTCTGGTTGTGCGCCTCCGAGCGCGAGCGATGGATCTCGATGCTGCCCATGGGTTCTCCGTCTCTGTCGGCGAGGGGTGCTTCCACGATCTTAGGCACCGGCATCCCGGCGTCCAGGTGTCCGCGTCGCTGAGAAACCACGTCCCGTGTGAGAAACCACGTGTCAGGTGATGTTTCGAACGGGAAGTGGTTTCTCGCCGTCGTGAGAAGCGTGAGAAGCGCGAGAAGCGTGAGAAGCGCGAGAGTCGCGAGAGGCGGGCGCGCGGGGGCGGAGGGTAGGGCTGGTACTGGGGTGCGTTGTCGGCCACACTGAGTGCCATGGGATCAGCGTTGACCACCATCGGATTACCCGTCGCCCTCGGGATCATCATGCTCGGCCTCGGGCTGAGCCTCACGCCCGCCGACTTCGCGCGCGTTCTCAAACAGCCGAAAGCGGTGGTCGTCGCGCTGGCGTGCCAGCTGCTGCTGTTGCCGGTGATCTGCTTCGGACTGGTGCTGGCGTTTCAGCTGCCGCCCGTGCTGGCGGTGGGCATGATGATGCTCGCGGCGAGCCCGGGCGGCACTACCGCGAATCTGTACAGCCACCTGTTCCGGGGTGATGTCGCGCTGAACATCTCGTTGACCGCGGTCAACTCGGTGATCGCGGTGATCACACTCCCGGTGATCACCAACTTCGCGATCTGGTACTTCGAGCCGTTCGACGACCAGCTGGGGCTGCAGTGGTCGAAGGCGCTGGAGGTCTTTGCGATCGTGCTGCTGCCCGTGGCGGCGGGAATGTTGATCCGCCGGTTCTGGCCGCGCTTCGCGCAGGGCATGGACAAGCCGGTGCGCATCGCGAGCGTGATCATCCTGGTCGTTGTCATCGCCGGCGCCGTCGCGTCGAACTGGCAGCTGCTGGTCGACAACTTCGCCCGTCTCGCGCTGATCACGGTGCTGTTCTGCCTCATCAGTCTCGCGGTCGGGTACTGGGTGCCGCGGATGCTGAAGATCGGCACACGCCAGGCGATCGCGTCGTCGTTCGAGATCGGCATCCACAACGCCACACTCGCGATCGTGATCGCGCAGTCGGTGCTCGGCTCGATGGAACTCAGTCTGCCGGCAGCGGTCTACGGCGTGCTGATGTTCTTCGTGGCGTTCGGGTTCGGTTTTCTGATCCGTGAGAAGCGGCCCGTAGCGGAGCCGGTGCCGGAGGCGGCTTCATAGACTGGTTCGATGCGACCGCTGACCGAAGAACAGGTGCGTGCGGCGATCCGCAACGCGGATGCCGACGAGATCGCTGAAATCGGGATGCCCCATGACTTCCTCCTCACCGATTGGGACTACCTGGATTTCCTCGCCTGGCGGGACCCCGAGTCCAGCCGGCGCGGCATCGTGATCGTCGAGCGCGATGGTGTCGCGCAGGGGATCGTGCTGCGTGCCACCGACCCGGCGCGGGTGCGTTCAGGTATGTGCAACATCTGCCGCTCGTTGCAGCCGGGCAATCAGGTGGCGCTGCTCACTGCGCGCCGTGCCGGCGCGAAGGGGCGCCGTGGCGATAGCGCGGGTACCTACATCTGCGCAGACCTGTCGTGCCACGAGAACGTGCGCCTGGCGCATCCGCTGGCTCCGAATGAGGTGCGGGCTTCGGGCCAGGCCGATCGGCGGCTCGACGGAACCCGGCATCGCATGGAGGACTTCGTCGCCCGGGTCCTCGCCGATGAATGAACTTGAGTCCCGGGTAGGCTGAGACTCCGTCCTGCGTATCGAAGGAGATCCATGAGCGACCCGATCCTGTTCACCGTCGACGATGGCCTTGCCCGTCTCACGCTGAACCGTCCCGCCAGCCTGAACGCGTTCGACGCCGATCTGGCCATGGCGTGGCGCGATGTCACCGCCGAGGCGGTCGGCCGCGACGACGTGCGGGCGATCCTGCTCGATGCCGCCGGCCGCGCGTTCTGCGCCGGGGGAGACGTGGTCGCGATGGCCACGACCATGGGCAGCGGAGCTGACATCACCTCGCTCGCACATGTGATCAATGAGGGCATCCTCTCGTTGACGCAGTCGGCGATCCCGGTGGTCGCCGCCGCGCACGGCACCACGGCGGGCGGTGGTCTGGGCATCCTGATGTGCAGTGACTACGCCGTCGTCGGCGCGAGTTCGAAGATCGGCAGCCTGTACGCGAACATCGGTCTTACACCCGACCTGTCGGTCTCGGCGCAGCTCGCGCGCGCCGTCGGCGAGCGCCGCGCGCTGCAGCTGGTGCTGCAAGATCGCCTGCTGAGCGCCGAGGAGGCCGTGGAGTGGGGCCTGGTCGCCGAGGCCGTGGCAGGGGCGGATGCTGACGCCGAGGCGGATGCCGTTCGCGCGCGTGCCGAGCAGATCGCCCGATTCTGGCTGGCCGGAGCTGCCGGCGCGTACGGACAGGCGAAGCGTCTGGTCCGCTCGCAGCCGTCGCGCTCGTTCGCAGAGCAGCTCGCCGAGGAGGCGCGTTCGATCGGTGCGGCGTTCGAGACGGCGGATGCCAAGGCTCGCGTCGCCGGGTTCGCTGCGTCGCGCGCGGGCGGTCGCTGAGACGTTGTCCACAGGCCCCCGCGGGACGTGGGCGCACGTGGGAGGATGAGACCCGACACCGCCGGGAGGTTCTCATGACAGACGTCACGCCCCGTGCCGACGAACAGCAGCCGATGAACTCGAAGCTGTTGCGCGGCGCCATCTGGATCGCGATCGGAGCGCTGATCGCATCAGCGCTGGTGTGCGTCGTGTGGGTGCTGATCGGTGATCAGGACGGCATCATCGCGCGTGCGTTCCTGACGATCCTGTTGCTGGCGCTGTTCGCGGGCGTCGCGATCGCGGAGTCGCACCTGGCGGAGCGACGGCCGGAGTGGTTGGCGTTGGCGAGCATGGTGACGTGGATCGTCGCGTTGCTGGTCGGATCGGTGAAGATCTGGATGCCCGAGCCGTCGCCGATGTTCGGCTGGATGAGTGAGCGGCTGTTCCAGTTCGTGCTGGTGATCGGCATCATGCAGCTCGCGTTGGTGCACGTGCGTCTGTTCCTGAAGGCGTCGCAGCGGTACGTCACCACATTCACCCGGGTGATCGTGATCGTCACGTTCGTGATGCTCGGTGCGCTCGTGGCAATGCTGGTGTTCTACCTGACCTTCCCCGAGGTGTTCGACTATCGCGACATCTACTGGCGCATCGTGATCGCCCTGGCGATCCTGGCGGCTGTGGGCACGACGCTGATCCCGCTGCTGAACGCGTTGTTCGCGCCGCGCCGGCGTCCGCGTCCGATGCCCTCGGGCCCGATGCCGACGTCGTTCGAGCCCGCGATCGCGCGCACTCCCGTAGCGCACCACCCGGCGACGCCGCCGGTGCCCACGGAACCGTTGAGCGCGTGGCCGACGTACTCGGACGGACGCACCCCGCTGCCCGTGATGCCCGACGGGTCGCCCGACTGGGGCGCGTACTACACGGGATACCCGACGCCTGTGCCGCCGTCCGCCCAGGTGGCGTACTACGCCCCGCGGGCGAGCGATGCGCCGGTGTACCCCGTGTACTCGGAGGGCGCGGTGCCCGCGTCACAGGCGCCCGACGCGGTTGCGGCACCACCTGTGCCGCCCGCGCCTCCCGTCCCACCGGCTCCGGGAGCAGGTCAGTGACCGCGACGCATGTCGGCGAGCTCGTCGCCGACATCGCCCGCGAAGCCGGCGACCTTGCCAAGCGCCGGCGCACCGAGGGCGTCTCGCTGGCCGCGACGAAGTCGACGCTGGCCGATATCGTGACCGAGGCCGACCGCGAGGTCGAGCAGCTCATCCGCGACCGGATCCGCAGTGAGCGTCCGGATGATGGCTTTCTGGGGGAGGAGACCGGCGCTGAGCGCGGAGCCAGCGGGCTGACCTGGGTCGTCGATCCCATCGACGGCACCGTGAACTACGCCTACGGCATTCCCACGTACTCGGTCAGCATCGCCGTCGTTGAGGGCGAACCGAACCCCGAGAGCTGGCAGGGTGTGGCGGCCGCCGTGTGCGCCCCCGGCCTCGGCGAGCTGTTCACAGCGGCGCGCGGCGAGGGGGCCTGGCTCGACGGCATCCGACTTTCCGTCACGACCGAGACGCCCGCCGGAGCCCTGCTGGCGACCGGTTTCGGGTACGACCCGGCCACGCACGACGGTGACCTGGCGATGGTGCGGCAGGTGATGCCGATCGCGCGCGACCTGCGCCGGATGGGGTCGGCCGCGATCGATCTGGCCTACGTCGCAGCCGGACGCCTGGATGGTTACTTCGAGCGCGGTCTGAACCCGTGGGACTTCGCGGCTGGTGCGATCCTGGTGCATGAGGCGGGCGGTCTCGTCAGCAGGCTGGAGCTGGATGCGCCCCGTCCGATGGTGATCGCGGGTGGCCCGGCAGTTCATGCCGCATTGCAGCGTGCGGTCAGCGGCATCGGCAATCTCATGTGATTGAATTTGTTTGGTTCATGGCTTTCCCAGCATGGAACATGTACGGTTTATCCGATCGTTACTTTCGCCGGCCCGAGGCGAAGTGATCAAGTACCGGCTTGACTACCCGACCCGAGAGATCTGATTTGCACCCTGAACGCTCCGAGGACGGCGCTGTGCCCACGCGTCGCGCCAATCGACTTCGCACCGCCCCGCAGGCGGGTTCAGCGGACTCGGCAACTCCGGACGCCGCACAGATCGCGACAGACGCAGCCGCTGCGGCCGAGAAAGTCGCGACTGCCGTGTCGACGGCCGCGACCAGTCGTCGCGCACGACGTCTGGCGGCCTCCGGTACGCCGACCGCGCAGCCGATGACCGCCCCCGCTGAGGTCGTCGCCAGCGCCACGCAGTCCACTCCGGTCGAGTCGGTCACCGTTGTTCCCGAATCGGTTTCTCTAGCGCATCCGATCTTCGAAGAGGCGGTTCCCGCCGGAACGGCCCCCGTCGCGGTTGACTCCGCTCCTCAGAGCGCCACCCCAGTCGTTGCGGCGCCCGTCGTCGCGTCCGACGATGTTGCCTCGGATGTCGACGCGTTCGCGGCGGCATCCGAGATGTTCGGCTTTGTGGCTATCGAGGACGACGCCGAGGCCGTCTCAGGGGCTGAGGTCGAGGCGCCGTCTGAGCCGACCGTTCCCGTCGCGGACGAGCCGGTTGTCGAGGGCGCAGCGCCACTGCACATGGTGAAGCCACGCCCACGGCGGATGCTTCGACGCGTCGTCGCAGCGGGAGCCAGCTTCGGTGTGATGGGCGTTGCTGGATTGATCGCCGTCTCGATGACGCTTCCCGTCAGTGCCGTGGCTGCGTCGCAGGGAGCGGATGCTCGTACATCGACCTCGCTGGCCACAGCCGGTGATCAGGCGAGTCAGCAGGTCGCGGACGGTGAGATCCAGGCGTTCGTCGCCTCGTCGGACGTCGAGGGCGACGCTCTCGCGCGGTCGGATGACTTCTCCAGCGTGTCGCTCAGTCAGGTCGCCGCAGAAGAGGGCATCAAGTTCTCCGAGAGCCTTTACACGAACGATCCCGATGCGGCGATCCAGTGGCCGTTCATCGTCGGTGTAGCGATGAGCTCGCCGTACGGGCCGCGCTGGGGTCGTCTGCACGCGGGTATCGACCTCGTGCCCGGTAACGGTGCTCCGATCCAGGCGATCGCCGATGGTGTCGTGCGTACGGCGTCTGAGGCGGGTGGTGCGTACGGTGTGAACGTCTACATCGATCACGTCATCGATGGTCAGGTCGTCACGAGCCACTACGCGCACATGCAGTACGGGTCGCTGCAGGTTCAGTCCGGCCAGAAGGTCAAGGTCGGCGACATCATCGGCAAGGTCGGCAACACCGGTCGGTCGTACGGTGCGCACCTGCATTTCGAGATCATCATCAACGGTTCGCAGATCGATCCGCTGCCGTGGATGCGCGAAAATGCGGGTCGATACGAGTACTGATTCGCTCGATTTCGCGAGATGCACCGAGAGGTGATAATCTCATCTGGTTGCCCCGCGAGGGGCAGCGCGCCCCGATAGCTCAGTGGCAGAGCACTTCCATGGTAAGGAAGGGGTCGTCAGTTCAATCCTGACTCGGGGCTCGTACCGTCTGCACTTTGGTTCGGGCGATTGCGGCGGAGTAGCTCAGATGGTGAGAGCGCACGACTCATAATCGTGAGGTCGCGGGTTCGAGTCCCGCCTCCGCTACAGAAACAAAACCCTCGGCAACCCGCCGGGGGTTTTCTCGTACCCGGCCCCCGGCCTATAGCCCGCACACCTTCCGTCTATATGTCACAAACCCGCGCTATCGGCCCCAGATAGCCCGAGTTTGTGACATATGGACGGAGGCGGGACGGAAGCAGGTGAGAGGCGGGTGCGAGGCGGGCGGAGCCTGCACCTTCGTTGGAGGGTGCACAGGGACCCCGGGTAGGCTTCTCAGGTGACAGGTACGCGTGCCGAGGCGGCATACATCCGCTCTCTTGCAGCGTTCAGAACCCCGACCCTGGGGTTGCTGCACGGTCGCCACGCGCCGTTCGTCGTCTCAGCGTTGACGACGCTGTTCTCAGCGGATCGCCCCGCGGTGCCGATCGCCGACGCGCACGCCGAGGTCGCTGCGGCGCTCGACGACCTGCGCGCGGCGGGCTACGACGACGATGACAGGCGCATTCCGGCGGGCACGGGGCGTGAAGTGTGCCGCACATGGGCCAAACAGGGCTGGCTGGTGCAGCAGATCGATGACGACGTCGAGGTGTACCGACTCTCGGCGCACGCGGTCGAGGCGCTCGAGATCACCGGGCGCACCGGCGCTGGGCGCACGCGCGTGTCGAACTCGCGGGTGCGCACGCTGCTTGAGACGGTCGAGCGACTGTCGGACAGCGCCGAGGCCGACCCGATCAAGCGCATCGTGCGGCTGACGGCCGAGCGTGACGCCATCGACGCCGAGATCCTGCGCGTGCAGGCCGAGGGCACGGTGGACGTCGACGACGAGGAACTGCACGAGCAGGCCGAGAACGTGCTGCACCTGGCGCGTGAGCTGCCCGCCGATTTCACCCGCGTCGCGGAGTCGCTGAAGCAGATGCAGCGTGATGTCGTTGCGCACCTGCGACGCGACGAGCGTCCCACGGGGGAGGTGCTGCGCGAATACCTGCAGCGCGCCCGCGACGTGATGCAGTCGACGCCCGAAGGGCGGGCCTTCGCGGGGGCCCTGCGCCTGATCGGCGACCCCGAGCGCATTGACGCGCTCAACGAGCAGCTGCACACGCTGCTCGCGCAGCCGTTCGCCCGCCACATGGATTCCGCACAGCGCATCGAGTTCGACGCCATCGGCCGCCGTGTCGAGCTGGGTGTCGAAGAGGTGCTGGCGGCGCAGCGACGGGCATCCCACGTCATCACGGGCCAGGTGAAGACGCACGACCCGCTGCGTGACCGCCAGATCGACGATCTGCTGCGCGACGTCATCTCTGGGCTGCACGACTGGGCCAGGACGGCTCCGGCCACGGCGCCGGTCGATCCGGTGCGCAGCCTGCCGCTGATCGACCTCGGTCGGCTGCGGCAGAGCGTGGGAGATGTGCGTCCGCCGGGTGCTCCGGCTCCGCTGGCGGATGCTGACGACGTCGAGTACGTCGAGGGTGACTCGCGTTCGTGGGGCGGGCCGCGCTACGACGAGCTGGAGGCGTATGTCGCCGGGCTCGGCGACGTGTTCGATCTGGGTGAGGCCTTCGTCGGCGCTCCGGAGGACACCCGCCGGCCGGTCGACCTCGTCGGCTTGCTGGAGATCGCGCACCGTAACGGCATGACCGAGGGCGACCAGGTGTCGACCGTCGAGACTCTGCGTCCCGACGGCACGACGAGGCGGTTCGCATTCGCGTCGGTCACGGCCCACGCACTGAAGGAGGACGACGATGACTGACACGACGACCGTTTCCGACACCGACGGGCGCGTCGACGCGCCCGCGCAGACGACGTCGGATGCTGACATGCACGCCGTATCGGATGCTGACGTACGCGATCCGTTCGTCACCCCCGTCGCGATGGAGGATGACCTCGTCGAGCACTTCCCGGGGGATCGCGGCACGCTCGATCCCGAGGTGCGCCGGGTGTTGGCGCAGGTGCTGCAGAAGCGGTTTCTGAGTGCTGAGGGCAACCGTGCCGAGTGGGCGCTGCTGCTCGAGCACCAGCAGATCATCGAGTCGCGCCTGCACGACGTCTACCTGCGTCTCGTGGTTGATCCTGGTCGCGGATTGGCCTACAAGCAGCAGGTGCGCTCCGACGAGTTCGAGGTGCCGATTCTGCTGAAGGACCTGCCGTACAACCGCACCGAGACACTGGTGCTGGTGCACCTGCGCACGGTCTTCCAGCGTGAGACGGCTGCGGGGGAGTCCGCACCGCGTATCGACATCGAAGACGTCGAGCAGACCGTGCTGAGCTATCTCACCGACGCCGACGGCAGCACGGCGCGGCAGCAGCGGGCGATCCGCGCGGCGCTTGACCGGCTCGACCGCGAGGGCGTCGTCGACGAGGAGACCACCGGACGCTACCGGATCAGCTCGCTCGTCGAGGTCGTGCTCAGCGCCGAGAAGCTCGCCGAGTTGCGCGCCTGGCTGCGCGCCCAGCAGACCCAGCCCCAGCAGGCCCAGCCCCAGCAGGCCCCCCAGCCCCAGAACGTGCAGCCGGAGGCCGCCCTGTGACGATGCTCGACACTCTCTTCGGTCTCATCCCCGCGCAGTCGCGCGGCCAGCAGTGGGTCGCCGAGGACCTGCAGTTGGTGAACTGGGGCGGTTACGATGGCGGCCCGCATCGGGTGCGTTTCTCGCCGAACGCGACGATGCTGTGCGGTGGTTCCGGCTCGGGCAAGTCCACGTTGATGGACGCCTACATCGCCCTGATGATGCCGCACACCACGCCGTTCAACGGTGCGTCCAATGGTGGCATCACCGGGCGTCCTCGCGGTGAGGAGCAGCGCAACATCCTGTCGTACGGACGCGGCAAAATCGACGAGTCCCGCACCGATGAGGGCACGAAGCTGCGGGTGCTGCGCGGCGACGGTGAAGACACCTGGACCGCCATTGCCATGACCTGGGCCGACCACGACGGGTCGCGGTTCACCGCCGTGCGGGCCTGGTACATCCCCGCCGGCGCACGCATTCTCGAAGACACCGTGCGGGTGCGCGCGACGTGCGAGGGGCGCTTTGATCTCGCCGAACTCGAATCCGCCGCCGCACAGCGGTTGACCGACGCGTCGTTGCGTGAGCGCGGCCTCGAACCGGTCGGAACCGACCGGGAGTTCACGGCGCGCCTGCACACGGTGCTCGGCATCGGCGCCGCGGGGTCGGGTGGCAAGGCGATGAGCCTGCTGGCGCGCATCCAGGCCGGTCAGCAGATCACCACGGTCGATGACCTGTACAAGCGTCTCGTGCTCGAAGAGCCCGAGACAATGGCGACGGCGGATGCTGTCGTGGCCCACTTCGATGAGCTCGAGGGCACGCGCACGAGCATGATCACGGCGCGGCAGCAGGTGAGCGCGCTGGAGCCGATCGCGGGCATCCGTGAACGCATCACGGGCGCGGCCGAGCGGGTGCGTCTGATCGACGAGGTCGGCGACCTTGATGAGCCGTCGTCGCGCGCGGCGCTGTGGCGGGCGCAGCGGCGTCTGGATCTGCTGCGTGAGGTCGAGTCCGAGCTGGGGGAGCGCAAGCGGGCGCTCGATCTCAGCATCCGAGAGAAGCACGCGCTTGTCGACGGTGCCGAGGCGGAGCGCGATGGCCTGCTCGACCTGCTTCGTCAGTCGGGCGGTGACCGTCTGGAGACCGCCCAGCGCGAGTTGCGCGGGGTCGAGCGTCGCTTGACCGATGTGCGGCGCGAGCGCGATCGCGTCGACGCGGCGCTGCGCGCACTCGGCGTGCAGGCCGAGACATCAGAGCAGTTCGCCGAGGTGGCCGCGCAGGCACGCGCCGCGCAGGCCGACGGTGGGCGCCGGGCGGCGCGGGCGGCGTTCGCCGATGCCGAGACGGCGCGGCGCGCGCTCGTGCGCGAACGCGAGCAGATGGATGTCGAGCGCGCGGGCGCCGGGCAGCTGCGCGGTAGCATCCCGTCGGCTCTGCATGAGGCGCGGATGCTGCTGGCCGAGGCTGCCGGGCTCGATGCCGATGAGCTGCCGTTCGTCGGCGAGCTCGTCGAGGTGCGCACCGAGTTCGAGCCGTGGCGCGAGGCGTTCAACCTCGCCCTCGGTGGTTTCGCGACCACGCTGCTGATCGACAGTGAGAACCTGCCGGCGTTCCGCGCGGCGATTGACGAGCTGCGCAGCCCGGTGCGGCTGCGCTATGAGGGGGTTCCGGCGGGTATCGCAGAGTCGAAGCCGGCATCCGATCGCACGCTTCCGGGGCGGCTCGAGCACCGGGCGAC
Protein-coding sequences here:
- a CDS encoding FBP domain-containing protein, which codes for MRPLTEEQVRAAIRNADADEIAEIGMPHDFLLTDWDYLDFLAWRDPESSRRGIVIVERDGVAQGIVLRATDPARVRSGMCNICRSLQPGNQVALLTARRAGAKGRRGDSAGTYICADLSCHENVRLAHPLAPNEVRASGQADRRLDGTRHRMEDFVARVLADE
- a CDS encoding DUF4194 domain-containing protein, yielding MTDTTTVSDTDGRVDAPAQTTSDADMHAVSDADVRDPFVTPVAMEDDLVEHFPGDRGTLDPEVRRVLAQVLQKRFLSAEGNRAEWALLLEHQQIIESRLHDVYLRLVVDPGRGLAYKQQVRSDEFEVPILLKDLPYNRTETLVLVHLRTVFQRETAAGESAPRIDIEDVEQTVLSYLTDADGSTARQQRAIRAALDRLDREGVVDEETTGRYRISSLVEVVLSAEKLAELRAWLRAQQTQPQQAQPQQAPQPQNVQPEAAL
- a CDS encoding M23 family metallopeptidase, whose translation is MPTRRANRLRTAPQAGSADSATPDAAQIATDAAAAAEKVATAVSTAATSRRARRLAASGTPTAQPMTAPAEVVASATQSTPVESVTVVPESVSLAHPIFEEAVPAGTAPVAVDSAPQSATPVVAAPVVASDDVASDVDAFAAASEMFGFVAIEDDAEAVSGAEVEAPSEPTVPVADEPVVEGAAPLHMVKPRPRRMLRRVVAAGASFGVMGVAGLIAVSMTLPVSAVAASQGADARTSTSLATAGDQASQQVADGEIQAFVASSDVEGDALARSDDFSSVSLSQVAAEEGIKFSESLYTNDPDAAIQWPFIVGVAMSSPYGPRWGRLHAGIDLVPGNGAPIQAIADGVVRTASEAGGAYGVNVYIDHVIDGQVVTSHYAHMQYGSLQVQSGQKVKVGDIIGKVGNTGRSYGAHLHFEIIINGSQIDPLPWMRENAGRYEY
- a CDS encoding inositol monophosphatase family protein, yielding MTATHVGELVADIAREAGDLAKRRRTEGVSLAATKSTLADIVTEADREVEQLIRDRIRSERPDDGFLGEETGAERGASGLTWVVDPIDGTVNYAYGIPTYSVSIAVVEGEPNPESWQGVAAAVCAPGLGELFTAARGEGAWLDGIRLSVTTETPAGALLATGFGYDPATHDGDLAMVRQVMPIARDLRRMGSAAIDLAYVAAGRLDGYFERGLNPWDFAAGAILVHEAGGLVSRLELDAPRPMVIAGGPAVHAALQRAVSGIGNLM
- a CDS encoding enoyl-CoA hydratase/isomerase family protein, with product MSDPILFTVDDGLARLTLNRPASLNAFDADLAMAWRDVTAEAVGRDDVRAILLDAAGRAFCAGGDVVAMATTMGSGADITSLAHVINEGILSLTQSAIPVVAAAHGTTAGGGLGILMCSDYAVVGASSKIGSLYANIGLTPDLSVSAQLARAVGERRALQLVLQDRLLSAEEAVEWGLVAEAVAGADADAEADAVRARAEQIARFWLAGAAGAYGQAKRLVRSQPSRSFAEQLAEEARSIGAAFETADAKARVAGFAASRAGGR
- a CDS encoding bile acid:sodium symporter family protein — its product is MGSALTTIGLPVALGIIMLGLGLSLTPADFARVLKQPKAVVVALACQLLLLPVICFGLVLAFQLPPVLAVGMMMLAASPGGTTANLYSHLFRGDVALNISLTAVNSVIAVITLPVITNFAIWYFEPFDDQLGLQWSKALEVFAIVLLPVAAGMLIRRFWPRFAQGMDKPVRIASVIILVVVIAGAVASNWQLLVDNFARLALITVLFCLISLAVGYWVPRMLKIGTRQAIASSFEIGIHNATLAIVIAQSVLGSMELSLPAAVYGVLMFFVAFGFGFLIREKRPVAEPVPEAAS
- a CDS encoding DUF3375 domain-containing protein, encoding MTGTRAEAAYIRSLAAFRTPTLGLLHGRHAPFVVSALTTLFSADRPAVPIADAHAEVAAALDDLRAAGYDDDDRRIPAGTGREVCRTWAKQGWLVQQIDDDVEVYRLSAHAVEALEITGRTGAGRTRVSNSRVRTLLETVERLSDSAEADPIKRIVRLTAERDAIDAEILRVQAEGTVDVDDEELHEQAENVLHLARELPADFTRVAESLKQMQRDVVAHLRRDERPTGEVLREYLQRARDVMQSTPEGRAFAGALRLIGDPERIDALNEQLHTLLAQPFARHMDSAQRIEFDAIGRRVELGVEEVLAAQRRASHVITGQVKTHDPLRDRQIDDLLRDVISGLHDWARTAPATAPVDPVRSLPLIDLGRLRQSVGDVRPPGAPAPLADADDVEYVEGDSRSWGGPRYDELEAYVAGLGDVFDLGEAFVGAPEDTRRPVDLVGLLEIAHRNGMTEGDQVSTVETLRPDGTTRRFAFASVTAHALKEDDDD
- a CDS encoding carbohydrate kinase family protein, whose product is MSETQRRAVVIGDALIDEIRDAGGVRELVGGAALNVAVGLRRLGVPTTLIAMVGDDEPGAHIREYLRDHGVELITSPAPRGSSRAVVTWSPSGEPQYAFNEAAQRRSIRYGVDARAALSAADVVAISCFPFDVPSEVDALVDALGDSRVTVDPNPRAGMLSDRAEFVRGFERLAATADLVKVGGDDVELLYDGDLDALRARLRTMGAGAVLATAGAAGAVLESDAGVFTAPVASLPGAIVDTVGAGDATLAAVAAGLADGAPMSDAGWQGLLDWAMQIAAATVRAEGGLLRTPDALGHPERGVFGS